The following coding sequences are from one Gemmatimonadota bacterium window:
- a CDS encoding molybdopterin molybdotransferase MoeA: MLDSVGAPMMSYRQASRRILRHAQSLDVEWVAPAASLGRTVAAPLPSPTCHPRFASSAMDGFALATHGKEIPPGTLLRVVGRARCGDEPSVAGEEGTWEINTGAPLPRGLDAVVPWEEVEIVEGGGGLATRIRLTVSARPERHVRREGDDFRAGAPILAAGDRVGPAQLMAITALGVERVAVVRVPRASVICTGSELARSSAEAALPGRIRNSSLPYLEGALASLGVEIVSSGTVADDPRCFTELLKHAIDEQADFVVSTGAVSKGSTDFVPEALHSFGARTLLHGVSVRPGKPLFVAQLPGGGIFFGLPGNPAATAVAFRFFVHPYIRAVLGRRAETPMWLPLVGEERKRAGLRYIQRARVESDSGLGVHVRVLPGQEAFRISSLLKANAWAALPEEAEHISSGTRVEVYGLQECDL; this comes from the coding sequence ATGCTTGATTCCGTGGGGGCCCCGATGATGTCCTACCGCCAGGCAAGTCGTCGGATTCTTCGGCATGCGCAGTCGCTGGACGTTGAATGGGTGGCTCCGGCGGCCTCTCTCGGTCGCACGGTGGCGGCACCCCTTCCGAGTCCGACTTGCCACCCCCGGTTCGCCAGCTCCGCAATGGACGGCTTCGCCCTGGCCACGCACGGAAAAGAGATTCCTCCGGGAACTTTGCTGCGCGTCGTGGGCCGGGCACGGTGCGGGGACGAGCCCTCTGTCGCCGGGGAGGAGGGGACGTGGGAAATCAACACGGGCGCGCCCCTGCCCCGGGGCCTCGATGCGGTTGTACCATGGGAGGAGGTCGAAATCGTGGAGGGCGGAGGCGGCCTTGCCACAAGGATCCGCCTGACGGTATCCGCTCGGCCTGAGAGGCATGTCCGCCGTGAGGGGGACGACTTCCGAGCCGGCGCACCGATCCTGGCCGCAGGGGATCGAGTTGGGCCCGCGCAGTTGATGGCGATCACGGCCTTGGGGGTCGAGAGAGTTGCAGTCGTGAGGGTCCCCAGGGCGAGCGTGATCTGTACGGGCTCGGAGCTCGCCCGGAGCTCGGCGGAAGCTGCGCTTCCGGGGCGCATTCGAAACTCGAGCTTGCCCTATTTGGAGGGCGCGCTCGCATCTCTCGGCGTAGAAATCGTATCCTCTGGGACCGTGGCAGACGATCCTCGGTGCTTCACCGAGTTGTTGAAGCACGCGATCGATGAACAGGCAGACTTCGTCGTGTCCACGGGAGCGGTCTCCAAGGGAAGCACCGACTTCGTTCCCGAGGCGCTCCACTCATTCGGGGCACGCACTCTTCTCCACGGGGTCTCCGTGCGACCGGGGAAGCCCCTCTTCGTCGCCCAGCTTCCCGGTGGAGGAATCTTCTTCGGGCTCCCTGGCAACCCCGCCGCCACGGCGGTGGCGTTCCGATTCTTCGTCCACCCGTACATCCGCGCAGTCTTGGGGCGGCGGGCTGAGACCCCGATGTGGTTGCCCTTGGTGGGAGAAGAACGGAAACGTGCGGGACTCAGGTACATCCAGAGAGCTCGTGTCGAGAGCGATTCCGGCTTGGGCGTCCACGTCCGAGTGCTGCCGGGGCAGGAGGCTTTTCGGATCAGTTCGCTTCTGAAAGCGAATGCATGGGCCGCACTCCCGGAGGAAGCCGAGCACATTTCCTCGGGCACGCGCGTCGAAGTCTACGGACTGCAGGAGTGTGACTTATGA
- a CDS encoding molybdenum cofactor guanylyltransferase, whose protein sequence is MSTANPIGPKQMLGAVLGGGQSSRFGTPKALFPFMGEPLARRAAQTLGSVCGEVVLVTNLAGAGEALGLRAVGDTIPGSGPLGGLHAGLLLADRTGSDGVFVLACDMPLVGPELISLIAEAGRASGARAAVAVTGPRGIEPLCAWYAIECLDPVEKRIARGELSVIALAEAVNAHRVPARQLNSVCDPTRVFRSANTRSELADLERIAGSNPEVGVRTPSARRGDLEGSPHA, encoded by the coding sequence ATGAGCACCGCGAACCCGATCGGCCCGAAACAGATGCTCGGAGCCGTTTTGGGGGGAGGCCAGAGCTCCCGGTTCGGGACTCCCAAGGCGCTGTTCCCCTTCATGGGTGAGCCCCTGGCGCGCCGAGCCGCGCAGACCCTGGGTTCAGTGTGCGGAGAGGTCGTTCTCGTGACGAACCTCGCCGGAGCTGGAGAGGCCCTTGGGTTGCGGGCTGTCGGCGACACGATCCCGGGCTCCGGTCCTCTCGGAGGACTCCATGCCGGGCTGCTCCTGGCGGATCGCACTGGAAGTGACGGCGTATTCGTGCTCGCGTGTGACATGCCCCTGGTCGGCCCCGAGCTGATTTCGCTTATCGCTGAAGCGGGTCGCGCTTCAGGGGCTCGAGCCGCAGTCGCGGTGACGGGTCCTCGCGGCATTGAGCCCCTGTGTGCCTGGTACGCGATCGAGTGCCTTGACCCTGTCGAGAAAAGGATCGCTCGGGGGGAGCTTTCCGTCATCGCACTCGCCGAGGCCGTGAATGCACATCGCGTGCCCGCGCGCCAGCTGAATTCGGTCTGTGATCCGACCCGGGTCTTCCGAAGCGCGAACACCCGTTCCGAGCTTGCCGACCTCGAGCGGATCGCTGGCTCGAACCCAGAGGTCGGGGTCAGGACTCCAAGCGCGCGCAGGGGAGATCTAGAAGGGAGTCCCCATGCTTGA